From a single Wolbachia endosymbiont of Oedothorax gibbosus genomic region:
- a CDS encoding phage tail protein has protein sequence MLLPPNATKQEQALVNAIDYKVDPSKIRGFKFSLGEKILPWLVEEYGLEEILRWAKDKRKAVEEGIKFQRLRGTPASLKIALKWANIEDITIIEEPPGKHFFELQVGIKEVPNDFFVDAVVELAKLSLPARSRLMRIFNDHYNISRFILDESFFGSLLSDYSGVKIEKDGPVLSFGRKNTFELKILNPSFKFSTFRVHYEQALSNDLYRLDVAILGETEPHTKNYNGIYERNHQWNNLKTLYPLPQSLLPAIKFAKAQVILSDSWNLGEINACFPVSSVEERGNKFVLGSSKLSEQLWNLKYKPILERFSVTHHYKVEDFTNQKVIRFGVAEHYVHFENNLDLKQKDAIHELESYILVFYPGVLTWHEHRHLNRSWKNNQVISIIS, from the coding sequence ATGTTACTGCCACCAAATGCAACAAAACAAGAGCAAGCACTGGTTAATGCAATCGATTATAAAGTTGATCCAAGCAAGATAAGAGGATTTAAATTTAGCCTAGGGGAAAAAATATTGCCGTGGTTGGTTGAAGAATACGGGTTAGAAGAAATTCTACGCTGGGCAAAAGACAAAAGAAAAGCCGTAGAGGAAGGAATAAAATTTCAGCGTTTAAGAGGAACACCAGCGTCACTGAAAATAGCATTAAAATGGGCAAATATAGAAGATATTACAATTATTGAAGAGCCACCCGGTAAACACTTTTTTGAGTTGCAGGTAGGGATAAAAGAGGTACCAAATGACTTCTTCGTAGATGCAGTAGTAGAGCTGGCAAAACTATCATTACCTGCAAGATCGAGACTAATGAGAATTTTTAACGATCACTACAATATTAGCAGGTTCATTTTAGATGAAAGCTTTTTTGGCAGTTTGTTATCGGATTATTCAGGGGTAAAAATAGAAAAAGATGGACCAGTGTTATCGTTTGGTCGGAAGAATACATTTGAGCTAAAAATCTTAAATCCAAGTTTTAAGTTTAGTACTTTTCGTGTTCATTATGAGCAGGCATTAAGTAATGATCTGTATAGGCTAGATGTAGCAATACTTGGAGAAACCGAGCCTCACACGAAGAATTATAACGGTATTTATGAAAGAAATCATCAGTGGAATAATTTAAAAACGTTATATCCTCTACCACAGAGCTTATTACCGGCAATTAAGTTTGCGAAAGCGCAAGTTATATTATCGGACAGTTGGAATTTGGGAGAAATAAATGCGTGCTTTCCAGTTAGTAGTGTAGAGGAAAGAGGGAATAAATTTGTATTGGGAAGTAGCAAACTATCTGAACAACTGTGGAATTTAAAATACAAGCCGATTTTAGAAAGGTTTAGCGTTACTCACCATTACAAGGTAGAAGATTTTACCAACCAAAAAGTTATAAGATTTGGTGTGGCAGAACACTATGTTCATTTTGAAAACAATTTAGATTTAAAGCAAAAGGACGCAATACACGAGTTAGAAAGTTACATTTTGGTATTTTACCCAGGCGTACTAACGTGGCACGAACATCGACATTTGAACAGAAGTTGGAAAAATAACCAAGTAATATCTATAATAAGTTAA
- a CDS encoding ankyrin repeat domain-containing protein: MKFSEEKRESFSKFFKEVSSNGFKNINKRNEEGETILHQAVEISDYKTVRLLIKKGAEVNARDKKGYTPLHCAVFAKSLENVKVLLREGAEVNATQYVTGCTPLHSACKIGGAGIEIIKELVKAGAEVNQLNKYGATPMYYIWESEKYRLCDSKESEKARKFFGKQGGITKSRELTCYGIEMLVREIADMLNRSYLPELKIIEIGEIRKKDKSLIKKECKNLASKIMSQVNEMIDEVLKADLSKMW; encoded by the coding sequence ATGAAGTTCAGTGAGGAAAAGAGAGAATCTTTTAGTAAGTTTTTTAAAGAAGTATCAAGTAACGGGTTTAAAAACATTAATAAAAGAAATGAAGAAGGAGAGACGATATTACACCAAGCAGTGGAAATCTCTGATTACAAAACAGTGAGGTTATTAATAAAAAAAGGAGCAGAGGTAAATGCAAGAGATAAAAAGGGTTATACACCACTGCACTGTGCAGTATTTGCGAAAAGCTTAGAAAATGTAAAAGTACTGCTAAGGGAAGGAGCGGAAGTAAATGCTACTCAATATGTTACTGGATGTACGCCACTGCACTCTGCATGCAAAATAGGAGGAGCAGGAATTGAAATAATAAAAGAGCTAGTAAAGGCCGGAGCTGAAGTTAATCAACTGAATAAGTATGGTGCAACACCAATGTATTACATATGGGAAAGTGAAAAGTATCGTCTATGTGATAGCAAAGAGAGTGAAAAGGCGAGGAAATTCTTTGGAAAACAAGGAGGAATAACAAAAAGTAGAGAACTGACGTGCTATGGAATAGAGATGCTAGTGAGAGAAATAGCAGACATGTTGAATAGGAGTTATTTACCGGAGTTAAAAATAATAGAGATAGGAGAAATAAGGAAGAAAGATAAGTCACTAATAAAGAAAGAATGTAAAAATTTAGCAAGCAAAATAATGAGCCAAGTGAACGAAATGATAGATGAGGTGTTGAAGGCAGACTTAAGCAAGATGTGGTGA
- a CDS encoding DUF2924 domain-containing protein: MEKKVEKEVKCLEKKALEELRKIWKKVFEEEAPRHSKKYLIPRLAYRIQEKAYGEMSRKGAKRLEYLADRLEKGKRISSDKLPAAGTELILERGEETHAIMVMDTGLIYREEFYTSLSAVAGKIMGMSYNGPLLFGMRGKKVS; encoded by the coding sequence ATGGAAAAAAAAGTAGAAAAAGAGGTAAAATGTTTAGAGAAAAAAGCGTTGGAAGAGCTGAGGAAAATATGGAAAAAGGTATTTGAGGAAGAGGCACCTAGACATTCAAAGAAGTATCTGATACCGAGGTTAGCATATAGAATACAGGAGAAAGCGTATGGAGAAATGTCAAGAAAAGGGGCAAAAAGACTAGAATACCTAGCAGATCGACTAGAGAAGGGAAAAAGAATAAGTAGCGATAAACTGCCAGCAGCGGGAACAGAGCTGATATTAGAAAGGGGTGAAGAAACGCATGCAATAATGGTAATGGATACAGGATTGATCTACAGAGAAGAATTTTATACGTCATTATCAGCAGTGGCAGGAAAAATAATGGGAATGAGTTATAACGGGCCTTTGTTGTTTGGCATGCGTGGTAAAAAGGTAAGTTGA
- a CDS encoding ankyrin repeat domain-containing protein translates to MSRKEARNVFDRLLKELSENRFQQINEKDAAGCTILHRAAQVSEPEVIKLLIEKGAGTNDRNNRGETPLHLAAFLGRRKNVKVLIEGGATVNAKSNNKAVPLHLACLARRIGTIEELINAGGDLDTVDKFGCSPLNYAKIYPKVTSYLEKKGVNMRDVEVMYGEANKAIEEVMEKRNVNELQLEEVDLTD, encoded by the coding sequence ATGTCAAGGAAAGAAGCAAGGAATGTTTTTGATAGGTTATTGAAAGAATTATCAGAAAACAGGTTTCAACAAATAAATGAAAAAGACGCAGCAGGTTGCACAATATTGCACCGAGCAGCACAGGTGTCAGAGCCAGAAGTAATAAAGTTATTAATAGAAAAAGGAGCAGGTACAAACGATAGAAACAATAGAGGCGAGACACCGTTGCACCTAGCAGCGTTTTTAGGAAGAAGAAAAAATGTGAAAGTGCTGATAGAAGGAGGAGCTACAGTAAATGCAAAATCAAACAATAAAGCAGTACCACTACACTTAGCCTGTTTAGCAAGAAGAATAGGAACAATAGAAGAGCTGATAAATGCAGGAGGAGATCTTGATACAGTAGATAAATTTGGATGTAGCCCACTAAACTATGCAAAAATTTACCCGAAAGTGACAAGTTATCTAGAAAAGAAGGGAGTGAATATGAGAGATGTAGAAGTGATGTATGGAGAAGCAAACAAGGCAATAGAGGAGGTAATGGAGAAACGGAACGTAAATGAATTACAACTAGAGGAGGTAGATTTAACAGATTAA
- a CDS encoding ankyrin repeat domain-containing protein — protein sequence MAKFSKKEREEFNKSWKEVLDNSIENINKKDTKGRTMLHYAVGMPDPKKVRLLIKKGANVNVADAGQYRPLHLAVMGQRVENTKELIKAGADVNAVERSSKFAALHLACMVSEIKIVEELVKAGANIEQKDKFGKTAMYYARNNKEIIEVLENVKMANKQREFIERVRESTAAGVKEELVDEKVL from the coding sequence ATGGCAAAATTTAGTAAGAAAGAAAGAGAAGAATTTAATAAGTCTTGGAAAGAGGTATTAGATAACTCAATAGAAAATATTAATAAAAAAGACACAAAAGGGAGGACGATGTTGCATTACGCGGTGGGAATGCCAGATCCAAAAAAAGTGAGGTTATTAATCAAAAAAGGAGCGAATGTAAATGTGGCAGATGCGGGACAATATAGACCACTGCACTTAGCAGTCATGGGACAACGTGTAGAAAATACAAAAGAGCTGATAAAGGCAGGAGCCGATGTAAACGCAGTGGAACGAAGTAGCAAATTTGCTGCGTTACACCTTGCCTGCATGGTAAGTGAGATAAAAATAGTAGAAGAACTAGTAAAAGCCGGAGCGAATATAGAGCAAAAGGATAAATTTGGCAAAACAGCAATGTATTATGCAAGAAATAATAAAGAGATAATAGAAGTGTTAGAGAACGTAAAAATGGCAAATAAGCAGAGAGAGTTTATAGAAAGAGTAAGGGAAAGCACGGCAGCAGGTGTAAAAGAAGAGCTTGTGGATGAGAAAGTGCTATAG